CTGGAGGCGTGGCAGGACGGATTCGATTTCCTGCCTCTTGTAGTTCATGATTTCGGTGAGCTTGTCCACAAGGCGGACTTTGGAGACAGCAAGTGAACTTTCAAGTTTGAAGTTTACTTGCTGTCTCATAAAAGTTCACGCTCTCGCTTTTTTGAGCTTCACGATCAGCAAGACGAAGAATCCAACCGCGAGCACGATGAGAGGGATGCCGATCAGAGGGCGGTAGAAAATCCAGGCGACCGCGATGGTGCAGAGGGAGAGAGGCAAGGAGAGAAGAAAGGCGATAATGCTAGTGCCAGCGCCCACGATGCTGCCAGCTAAGGGGATGACGTCGGCAATGACGGAGAGTGGGGCGAACAAAAGGCCAAAGCCAATCCACATTACAATAAAGCCTACCGCTCTGAGCACCCAGGTCATGACCTTGTTGCTCTGATGGGCGGCCTCGAACATGGCGGCGGCCGATTGGTTACCATGAACCAGCATGTTGATCTTCCCACCGGCATCGGCGGTGTAGGACTCGAAGCTCTGGTCTTTTTGTTTAGAAATGATAGAAATTTCTCCGGGGGTGACGACGCTGTAGCTGATACGTAGGTCTCCCAGAGCTGGATTACTTGGATCAGCACCTAGGTAGATGTTCTGGTCGCTGACCGTCACTTTCTTACCGACGATTGTTTCTGGCATCGGTCCCACTGGTTTGATGGGGAGAGGAGTGAAATCGCTGAGTTTTGATTTCAGGGAATCCGAGAGGGTGAAGCCCCCAACGGTGATGGGATCGGCAGTCAGGCTCTGGGATTGCTCAGCAGCCATGGGGTTCTTGTATTCCGCTGACTTGTGAAAGCTAGATGAGTCTATGCGACCTTCATGCCAGACTTTGTTGTAGGAGTAGGTGGTGATGGTTTCCTCACTGCCGCCGAGTTTTTTCTTGGTTTCAGTTTTTTCATCCTCCTGCCACTGGTACATTTCCACAGTTCTCTTGAGCACGAGAGCTTGAGTGCTGATATTGTATTTCTCATCCTTGAGGACCTGCTCTGTAGTCGCTTCACCTGTCAGGTGGACGAGTTTGCCATTATTGGCGGAATCCGGCGTCGTACTTGTGAGTGAGACCACTTCATTGGATCCCTGGTCCAGGCTTTTTCTGGTCTTCACTGCGCGGCCTTCATTCCAGAACAGCAGAGGAAATGAAATGACGATGAGGAGGAGACCAAAGAGGATCCCTTTGATGGAATCACCAATTCTGCTGAACCATCCTGTGGTAGTAGAGGTAGTAAAAGTATCCGACATAACCAAGTCTCTAACCAGAAACTCGTCAGAGATACAGACCTTTTCGGGCATAAAAAAGCCACTGGAGGTGTCCAGTGGCTTGGGATCGTAGTATTGGGAGGTTAGTTAATTATCCGTGGCCCTTCTTGGCCATGTGGGACGAATGGAGAATGTCGGTGACGACTCTTGCTGGTTCGACCCCTGTGAGCTTGTTTTCAAGGCCCTGATAGAGATAAGAGAACTTGTGGAAGTCCAGACCGCAGCGCTCCAAGATAGTCGCATGGAGGTCACGTACGTGTACCTTCTGATCAGGCGTAACGATATTGAAGGAATATTCGTCTGTTTCACCATAGGTCATGCCGCCTTTGACGCCTGCACCTGCAAGCCAGAGGGAGAAAGCACGAGGATGGTGGTCACGTCCGTAGTTCTTATCTGTGAGCTGCCCCTGGGAATAAACTGTACGGCCAAACTCACCACCAAAGACAACCAGCGTGTCTTCGAGCAGACCGCGTTGCTTAAGGTCCTGAATGAGACCGTAGCAAGCCTGGTCCACATCCTTACACTGAGAGGAGATATCGCGAGGCAGGTTGCCGTGCTGATCCCAGCCGCGGTGGAAAATCTGAGTGAAGCGTACGCCACGCTCCGCGAGGCGGCGAGCCATGAGAGCACAGTAGGCAAAGGAGCCTGCTTTCTTGGAGTCTGGGCCGTAGAGCTCGTAGGTGGCCTCGGATTCCTCAGACATGTCGGTGAGTTCAGGCACTGACATTTGCATGCGGTAGGCCATTTCGTATTGCTCGATGCGGGTCTGAATTTCAGGGTCACCGACGTTTTCGAGCGTCTTTTGGTTGAGGTTGGAGAGGCCATCTAGCATGGAGCGGCGCATGTCCCTGTCGATACCTGGTGCATCTTTCAGGAAAAGCACAGGGTCGCCACTGGAGCGTAGGTTGACCCCAGCGTGCTTACCAGGAAGGAAGCCGGAACCCCAGAGACGGGAGGAAATAGCCTGCACGTTCGCATAGGGTGATGAATGCTGGGCATGGAGTACACAGAACGTTGGCAGGTCATTATTCAATGAGCCCAGACCATAGGATAGCCATGAGCCCATGGAGGCCTTACCTGACTGCATGGAGCCTGTATAGATAAGCTGGTTGGCAGGCTCATGGTTAATGGCATCCGTGTGCATGGATTTGATGATGCAGAGGTCATCAACCATTTTTCCTGTCCAAGGAAGGAGGTCGGACACCCAGGTGCCAGATTCACCGTATTGTTTGAAGTCAACGAATGATGGGGCCACTGGGAACTTGGTCTGGCCAGCAGTCATGCCAGTCAGGCGCTGCCCGGACTTCACGAGGAAGTCTTTGATGTCCTTCTTGAATTCCTTTTGTAGGTGGGGTTTGTAATCGAAGGTTTCAAATTGGGATGGAGCGCCAATCAGGGAAATATAGATGACTCTCTTGGCTTTTGGGGCGAAATGGCTGTTACCGGTGGCTTTCTCAATCGCACCCATGACCTCTTTCGGGAGCAGAGAGGTGAGGGCAGCAGCACCCAGTCCCATCGCGTTCTGGCGGAAGAATTGCCTGCGGGAGAGCGAGTTGTTGTGGAGATCCACAGCTTTGAAGATGTCAGTAAAGTTCATGACAATAAGAAGGTTGAGTTAAATTGAAATGTTATTTGTTGAGGGTTTCGTCCATGTTGAGGATCTGGTTAGAGATCAGCGTCCAAGCCGCGAGCTCGGGAGCTGGAAGGTCCTCGGCCACTTTACTTTCACCGACAGAGATCAAAGCCTTGGCTTTATCTGGCGATTTTGTGAATTGCTCCGTGGCGTACTGCAGGGTCTTTTCGATGTCTGAGCGTTCCTCGGTCGTCATCGGACGGGCGAGTAGACGCTCGGCGATGAAGTCGATGCGGTCCTGTGTGGTTTTTGCCGATTTGAGAGCATGCGTCGCGAGGACTCTGGATGCCTCAACAAACTGAGGGTCATTCATGATCACAAAGGCCTGCAGTGGGGTGTTGGTAAGTTCTCGACGGACGCAAGATACCTCGCGTGATGGAGCATTGAGGATCTCCAAGCTAGCAAATGGAGCCGTGCGCTTCCAGAAGGTGTAGATGGAGCGGCGGTAGAGCTTGTCTCCGCTGTCCTGCTTGTAGTGGCGCGTGTTAGACTGTTTCATCGCTACTGACTCCCAGATGTTCGCAGGCTGGTATGGTTTGACCGGAGGGCCACCAATCTGCTCGTGAAGCAGGCCAGAGGAAGACAGTGCGAGGTCTCTGATCTGTTCGGCATCCAGTCGGTAGCGTGGACCACGGGAGAGGAGCTTGTTGAGAGGGTCTTTCTCTAGCTTCTCGTCACTGATGACTGCAGACTGCCTGTAGGTGGCTGAAGTCACGATGGTTTTCAGGAGATGATGGAAGTCCCAATCATTCTCGACAAAATCGACTGCGAGCCAATCTAGGAGCTTGGGGTGGGTCGGGCGAGCGCCCATGACGCCGAAGTCATTGTTGGTTTCCACGATGCCGCTGCCGAAGAGGTAGTACCAGTAGCGGTTCACAGTGACTCGTGCTGGAAGCGGATTCTTCGGATCGGTGAGCCACTGGGCAAGACCAAGTCGGTTGCGAGGCATGTCATCGGTCATGGCTGGCAGGGAATCAGGTGTATTTGGAGTTACCTTCTCACCTTTGTTAGCATATTGACCACGAACGAGGATATGCGCAAAAGGTTCGGCGTTTGCTTTTTCCTGCATCACTAAGGTAATGGTGCCGCGCTTATCGATCGCTGCCTTTTCAGCATTCAGCTTGTCAACTTCCTGATGAAGTTTGGCAGCGGTGCTATCGGCTTTGGAGAAGTAGTACTCACGGAGTTGGTCGACCGTTTTCTTGTTGTCCTTCGCATTCTTCTTAAGGGCCTTGAGGCGGCCTTCGAGAGAGAGGGCGAGAGCTTCGTCGTGGTTGAGCTCTTTGTTGAAGAGCTGGAAGTTCTGTAGCTGTCCGTTCTGGTATTCTTGTGTGTTGTAGCGTTTGCCCAAGAGCAGCGGTGCAGACGTTTTGATAGAGTCGGTCAGTTTATTACCGTTTACCTTCACCTTGGCTTCTGTGCCGTTTACATAGATCTTAACTCCGTCAGCTTTGCTGGAGCCGTCATAAGTCACGAGGACATGGAACCATTGGTCTGCTGGGAATTTCTCAGCTGTAGTGACTTTGATGTAGTTTTGTGGCCAAGAGTGAATGAGGTGAACTGCTAGATGGCCCTTCTCAACCCAGAGGTCGTAACCTTGGTGGGACTCGGTAGTGTGCATCTTAGCAATTGGAGAACCGGAATAGCCATGGTTTGTCTTCAGCCACGCACCAAAGCTGAATGCTTGGTCGCGCTCGAAGTCGCCAGCATTGCCAAGGTTGATTGCATTTTGATTGCTGAAAAGGACTGCATCGCCGTAGAGACCGCTGACCCACTCGATAGGTTGCTCTGAAGGGTATTCCTTGCCGTTCATGTCGGTAAGACCCTTGGCCTTGTCTGACAGGGTAAGGCGCAAGACTCGGTTTGGAGTCACTAGCTCAGGGTTCTCAATAGATTTCTGGGAGTTGAGCCATGAGATGAACTTGGGCTCGTTGTCTTTACGATACGTGTTGTACTTGGCTTTGGCTGAGGCTAGCTCTTGCTTAAGCTTAG
Above is a genomic segment from Rubritalea squalenifaciens DSM 18772 containing:
- a CDS encoding DUF1501 domain-containing protein — its product is MNFTDIFKAVDLHNNSLSRRQFFRQNAMGLGAAALTSLLPKEVMGAIEKATGNSHFAPKAKRVIYISLIGAPSQFETFDYKPHLQKEFKKDIKDFLVKSGQRLTGMTAGQTKFPVAPSFVDFKQYGESGTWVSDLLPWTGKMVDDLCIIKSMHTDAINHEPANQLIYTGSMQSGKASMGSWLSYGLGSLNNDLPTFCVLHAQHSSPYANVQAISSRLWGSGFLPGKHAGVNLRSSGDPVLFLKDAPGIDRDMRRSMLDGLSNLNQKTLENVGDPEIQTRIEQYEMAYRMQMSVPELTDMSEESEATYELYGPDSKKAGSFAYCALMARRLAERGVRFTQIFHRGWDQHGNLPRDISSQCKDVDQACYGLIQDLKQRGLLEDTLVVFGGEFGRTVYSQGQLTDKNYGRDHHPRAFSLWLAGAGVKGGMTYGETDEYSFNIVTPDQKVHVRDLHATILERCGLDFHKFSYLYQGLENKLTGVEPARVVTDILHSSHMAKKGHG
- a CDS encoding TMEM43 family protein; protein product: MSDTFTTSTTTGWFSRIGDSIKGILFGLLLIVISFPLLFWNEGRAVKTRKSLDQGSNEVVSLTSTTPDSANNGKLVHLTGEATTEQVLKDEKYNISTQALVLKRTVEMYQWQEDEKTETKKKLGGSEETITTYSYNKVWHEGRIDSSSFHKSAEYKNPMAAEQSQSLTADPITVGGFTLSDSLKSKLSDFTPLPIKPVGPMPETIVGKKVTVSDQNIYLGADPSNPALGDLRISYSVVTPGEISIISKQKDQSFESYTADAGGKINMLVHGNQSAAAMFEAAHQSNKVMTWVLRAVGFIVMWIGFGLLFAPLSVIADVIPLAGSIVGAGTSIIAFLLSLPLSLCTIAVAWIFYRPLIGIPLIVLAVGFFVLLIVKLKKARA
- a CDS encoding DUF1553 domain-containing protein; translated protein: MSKLHTTLLCVTGIPVVFLSACKQQEQASADTSAVPNAEEAETLLVSTTKTSSIPDDQPLSFNEHIQPILSASCYHCHGPDSGTRRPDSNPLRLDTEEGAFAKRENGKPVIIKGDPDNSLLVQLMETKNHDEIMPPHPSKDPHGKIMPPEEIALIRRWVKEGAPYEDHWAYIPPKKHELPEIAHKGWAKNPIDYFVANKLENAGLEPNSQEDKARLLRRLTFDLTGLPPSAEEIEKFTSDSRDFETVYSEKVDQLLESDEYAEHFARHWLDVARYADTHGIHIDNYRSIWPYRDWVINAFRKNMPFDQFTREQIAGDMMPNATLEQQIASGFHRCLPTTGEGGAIAEEYNAIYAQDRVDTTAATWLGLTMGCAACHDHKFDAISTKENYEFTAFFRNTTMSALDRNNANHPPNILVPTQADRERLPKLKQELASAKAKYNTYRKDNEPKFISWLNSQKSIENPELVTPNRVLRLTLSDKAKGLTDMNGKEYPSEQPIEWVSGLYGDAVLFSNQNAINLGNAGDFERDQAFSFGAWLKTNHGYSGSPIAKMHTTESHQGYDLWVEKGHLAVHLIHSWPQNYIKVTTAEKFPADQWFHVLVTYDGSSKADGVKIYVNGTEAKVKVNGNKLTDSIKTSAPLLLGKRYNTQEYQNGQLQNFQLFNKELNHDEALALSLEGRLKALKKNAKDNKKTVDQLREYYFSKADSTAAKLHQEVDKLNAEKAAIDKRGTITLVMQEKANAEPFAHILVRGQYANKGEKVTPNTPDSLPAMTDDMPRNRLGLAQWLTDPKNPLPARVTVNRYWYYLFGSGIVETNNDFGVMGARPTHPKLLDWLAVDFVENDWDFHHLLKTIVTSATYRQSAVISDEKLEKDPLNKLLSRGPRYRLDAEQIRDLALSSSGLLHEQIGGPPVKPYQPANIWESVAMKQSNTRHYKQDSGDKLYRRSIYTFWKRTAPFASLEILNAPSREVSCVRRELTNTPLQAFVIMNDPQFVEASRVLATHALKSAKTTQDRIDFIAERLLARPMTTEERSDIEKTLQYATEQFTKSPDKAKALISVGESKVAEDLPAPELAAWTLISNQILNMDETLNK